Proteins encoded by one window of Clostridium perfringens:
- a CDS encoding FUSC family protein: MIDKLIKKYNLDVDSMKREGTIACLTFLASWIFFGINNAILAYPIALTSSILLKENFKINPLEKTIRLLFLYCFIVVLSFLASNNFLLGIIINFFTIFFIAYKLSVAYTPLLYKPFLMLYVFTYFYKVDFQGLPRRLLSIFFGFSLIIIFHLFLNKLSYKSLIKDNINKSLFLFESQVDNLIFRSYNSVLQQSISKELTTICYNLYTTRKRKILTNNLGSIQFKIYVILENLNLDLYNLNKLYSKLNYNSALIKSFLKELKKSINILRLYLNDEISYYEIDKQLYRLNRFHEDLPDQFTFFHDLSISVTNLYLYLADMTTLEEGEGYKSYDLWKNTDKNQFKFRDSLHFGTIKLNFALRISLTLSLVLLLSYLFDFTKMSWLGITIMSIMQPYYEETLNKSKDRLKGNLLAIFLVIIILNLFQSQVVHIIVLVCSLYLTYGFKSYYKLSLFTAISAICMASLSYGVNTLAIFRVFYLALGILITFLANKFLFPYNLDQGLKELSLKLIKYVNILAEDLIKNPSKNEEEIINLTIHIKLMCNKLTLRNIQKKDKDINRLILLTENLTASLSYYTLLKKDLGLVCGINKDELIKLQSKLQYSLKEKVPLIDIINLLDSTVDSLINCPYSRKVIYNPASNGFIY; this comes from the coding sequence ATGATTGATAAACTTATAAAGAAATATAATTTAGATGTGGATTCTATGAAACGTGAGGGGACAATTGCATGTTTAACATTTTTAGCCTCTTGGATATTCTTTGGAATTAATAATGCAATCTTAGCATATCCAATAGCTTTAACCTCCTCAATTCTTTTAAAAGAAAATTTTAAAATAAATCCCTTAGAAAAAACTATACGACTTTTATTTTTATATTGTTTTATAGTTGTTCTATCTTTTTTAGCATCAAACAATTTTTTATTAGGAATTATAATAAACTTCTTCACCATATTTTTCATAGCTTATAAGCTCTCAGTTGCCTACACTCCTTTATTATACAAACCATTCTTAATGTTATATGTATTTACTTATTTTTATAAGGTAGACTTTCAAGGCTTACCTAGAAGATTATTATCTATTTTCTTTGGCTTTAGTTTAATAATAATCTTTCACTTATTTTTAAACAAGCTAAGTTATAAATCCTTAATAAAAGATAACATAAATAAATCTTTATTTTTATTTGAAAGCCAAGTAGATAACCTTATTTTTAGAAGTTATAATTCAGTTTTACAGCAATCTATCTCTAAAGAACTTACTACTATTTGTTATAACCTTTATACTACAAGAAAGAGAAAAATTTTAACTAATAATTTAGGCAGTATTCAATTTAAAATATATGTAATATTAGAAAACTTAAACTTAGATTTATATAATCTAAATAAGCTATACTCAAAGCTTAATTACAATAGTGCCCTAATTAAATCATTTTTAAAGGAATTAAAAAAATCTATAAATATTTTAAGATTATATTTAAATGATGAGATTTCTTATTATGAAATAGATAAACAACTGTATAGATTAAATAGATTTCATGAAGATTTACCTGATCAGTTCACTTTTTTTCATGACTTATCTATTTCAGTAACCAATCTTTATTTATATTTGGCTGATATGACTACTCTTGAAGAAGGAGAAGGATATAAAAGCTATGATTTATGGAAAAATACCGATAAAAACCAATTTAAATTTAGAGATTCTCTTCATTTTGGAACAATAAAACTTAATTTTGCCCTAAGAATCTCTTTAACTTTAAGCCTTGTGTTACTTCTTAGCTATCTATTTGATTTTACTAAAATGAGTTGGCTTGGAATAACTATAATGTCCATAATGCAACCTTATTATGAAGAGACCTTAAATAAAAGTAAAGACAGATTAAAGGGTAATCTTTTAGCTATTTTTCTTGTAATTATTATTTTAAACTTGTTTCAAAGCCAAGTTGTGCATATTATTGTATTAGTTTGTAGCCTGTATCTAACCTATGGATTTAAAAGCTATTATAAGCTCTCTCTCTTTACTGCCATCTCTGCTATTTGCATGGCATCTCTTAGCTATGGAGTTAATACCTTAGCTATTTTTAGAGTTTTTTATTTAGCTTTAGGTATATTAATAACCTTCTTAGCTAATAAATTTTTATTTCCTTATAACTTAGATCAAGGGCTAAAGGAATTAAGCCTTAAATTAATAAAATATGTAAATATATTAGCAGAAGATCTAATAAAAAATCCTTCAAAAAATGAAGAGGAAATAATAAACTTAACCATCCATATAAAGCTCATGTGTAACAAGCTTACACTTAGAAATATTCAAAAAAAAGATAAGGATATAAATAGGTTAATACTCTTAACTGAAAATCTTACTGCTTCTTTAAGCTATTATACTCTTTTAAAAAAAGATTTAGGATTGGTATGTGGAATAAATAAAGATGAGTTAATTAAACTTCAAAGTAAATTACAATATTCCCTTAAAGAAAAGGTGCCATTAATAGATATAATAAACCTATTAGATTCAACAGTTGATTCCCTTATTAATTGTCCTTACTCTAGAAAAGTAATTTATAACCCTGCCTCTAATGGGTTTATATATTAA
- a CDS encoding cation diffusion facilitator family transporter: protein MILFDGMYSLGGVILSLLALMGSIYINKKDYEKYPFGKKMIEPLIVIIKSLAIFIMCIYSLTGSIKDLINGGNEVQYGYALIYALISTLGCGIAYFFLKKKGKAINSSLVNIESSQWLMDTLLSLGVLVGFLIANIIKHTEFIWFNRYLDPLMVIICSSVFIKMPIKSFGDGLKELLEFKADDSITLEIDKLVEGIEREYNFEDTITRVSKTGNDLRIEIDFIYNEESNIKVLDEMDGVREKIFNSLSHINYEKWLNVSFTKDKKWAI from the coding sequence ATGATTTTATTTGATGGAATGTATTCCTTAGGTGGTGTAATTTTATCATTACTAGCCCTAATGGGAAGCATTTATATAAATAAAAAAGATTATGAGAAGTATCCCTTTGGTAAGAAGATGATAGAACCTTTAATAGTAATAATTAAATCCTTAGCAATTTTTATTATGTGTATATATTCACTTACAGGTTCTATTAAAGATTTAATAAATGGGGGTAATGAAGTTCAATATGGGTATGCCTTAATATATGCCCTAATATCAACTTTAGGGTGTGGAATTGCATATTTTTTCTTAAAGAAAAAAGGAAAAGCTATTAACTCAAGTTTAGTAAATATAGAAAGTAGTCAATGGTTAATGGACACTTTATTAAGCCTAGGAGTTTTAGTAGGATTTTTAATAGCAAATATAATTAAGCATACAGAGTTTATTTGGTTTAATAGATACTTAGACCCATTAATGGTTATTATTTGTTCATCGGTATTTATAAAAATGCCTATAAAGTCCTTCGGTGATGGATTAAAAGAACTTTTAGAGTTTAAGGCAGATGATAGTATAACTTTAGAAATAGATAAACTTGTAGAGGGAATAGAGAGAGAATATAACTTTGAAGATACTATTACAAGGGTTTCTAAAACGGGAAATGATTTAAGAATAGAAATAGATTTTATATATAATGAAGAATCTAATATTAAAGTATTAGATGAAATGGATGGGGTAAGAGAAAAAATATTTAATTCTTTATCACATATAAATTATGAAAAATGGCTAAATGTATCCTTTACTAAGGATAAAAAGTGGGCTATATAA
- a CDS encoding ferritin-like domain-containing protein — protein MEKITDRTPSEALNDNLKGLYMGMDIFKRYEKKCKSNDLKNLLNDVINLYSKEACELSSKISALGDSPASNVGILGKASEAIYNIKTVTADTDSEILEESIKAFKTGIIMFQKFLHEKEYQLDKESIDLVKNMIQENEELSKKLNEYSSPHQANFF, from the coding sequence ATGGAAAAAATTACAGATAGAACTCCTAGTGAAGCTTTAAACGATAATCTTAAGGGGCTTTATATGGGAATGGATATTTTTAAACGTTACGAAAAAAAATGTAAGTCTAATGACTTAAAAAATTTACTTAATGATGTTATAAACCTTTACTCTAAGGAAGCCTGTGAACTTTCAAGTAAAATATCTGCTCTTGGTGATTCACCAGCTTCAAATGTTGGCATTCTAGGAAAAGCTTCTGAGGCTATTTACAATATAAAAACTGTTACAGCTGATACAGATAGTGAAATTCTAGAAGAAAGCATAAAAGCTTTTAAGACAGGTATAATTATGTTTCAAAAGTTTTTACATGAAAAAGAATATCAATTAGATAAAGAATCAATTGACCTAGTAAAAAATATGATACAAGAAAATGAAGAGCTTAGCAAAAAATTAAATGAGTATTCAAGCCCTCACCAAGCTAACTTTTTCTAA
- the helD gene encoding RNA polymerase recycling motor HelD yields the protein MSDNKILTYEREVLSETKRWIESEEERLEGEKLKANEKLDALNKKSKGAYDPEIEIVKKSVDFLSKEEEKFKEAYNKPYFARIDFREYRKEFESFYIGKCGLGDMLEGEEKVIDWRAPLADLYYSGTQGEAYYKAPIGVIEGELSLKRKFLFDNEHKLKECFDEGINEIILKSGLNEEGDGLIDEFLRINLENSTGTKLKDVVATIQKEQNDIIRAPKNSPLIIQGSAGSGKTTVALHRLAYLLYRYKETITGEDILVIAPNKIFLDYISEVLPNLGVDKVEQKTFEELALKKLGMKGKVITKDKKLVEILENDLEKNKYIMNDSKIKGSILFKEMLDRYIQILEREDSDIDNIRICGYSVFDSKEIKRLFLKDLIKYPVNKRKDEIKNYFSKKLGEKVSKVLDKVDFQYEYRIARLKKSMEDSKERREKLIELYDERDNHKKEIKKSARKEFNEYFNRWKGIDTTNVYKNFFENKEIFNEVTGGKIPDKLAEYMRENLANNIDKKIIDSDDLAAMLYLKFRIEGIEESSLLKHIVIDEAQDYSMLQLYVMSMMASGKSLTIVGDIGQGIYSFKGINDWKEAIKLVYDENAEYKHLSQSYRSTVEIINYANKVLVKQNTYEEPAKPVLRHGMVPEEIEFNNAKEFCERLDRIVKKVKDEGKTSIAIVGKTLDECKKIRTLVKKYSNYDFELIKDDQKEFDLNLIIIPSYLTKGLEFDCTIVYNLNKENYNDNEIDKKLLYVVLTRALHYEYIFYKEEKSPLIG from the coding sequence ATGAGTGATAATAAGATTTTAACTTATGAGAGAGAAGTCCTTTCAGAAACTAAAAGGTGGATTGAAAGTGAAGAGGAAAGATTAGAAGGTGAAAAGTTAAAAGCCAATGAAAAATTAGATGCTTTAAATAAGAAATCTAAGGGAGCCTATGATCCAGAGATAGAAATAGTTAAGAAGTCTGTGGACTTTTTATCAAAGGAAGAAGAAAAATTTAAAGAAGCTTATAATAAGCCATACTTTGCAAGAATAGATTTTAGGGAGTATAGAAAAGAATTCGAAAGTTTTTATATAGGTAAATGCGGACTTGGGGATATGCTAGAAGGAGAAGAAAAGGTAATAGATTGGAGAGCACCCCTAGCTGATCTTTATTATAGTGGTACTCAAGGAGAGGCATATTATAAGGCACCTATTGGGGTTATTGAGGGTGAGCTTAGCTTAAAGAGAAAATTTCTTTTTGATAATGAGCATAAATTAAAGGAATGTTTTGATGAGGGAATTAATGAAATTATTTTAAAATCTGGTCTTAATGAAGAAGGGGATGGGTTAATAGACGAATTCCTTAGAATTAATTTAGAAAATAGCACAGGGACTAAATTAAAAGATGTAGTAGCTACTATACAAAAAGAGCAGAATGATATAATAAGAGCACCTAAAAACTCACCTTTAATAATACAAGGGTCAGCAGGTTCAGGAAAAACCACTGTAGCTCTTCATAGACTAGCTTATTTATTATATAGATATAAGGAAACCATAACTGGAGAAGATATTTTAGTTATAGCACCAAATAAAATATTTTTAGATTATATTTCTGAAGTGTTGCCTAACTTAGGAGTAGATAAGGTTGAACAAAAAACTTTTGAAGAACTAGCCTTAAAAAAGTTAGGTATGAAAGGTAAAGTTATAACTAAGGATAAAAAATTAGTAGAAATTTTAGAAAATGATTTAGAAAAAAATAAATATATAATGAATGATAGTAAAATAAAAGGGTCTATATTATTTAAAGAAATGTTAGATAGATATATTCAAATTCTTGAAAGAGAAGATAGCGATATAGATAATATAAGAATTTGTGGATATTCAGTTTTTGATTCAAAGGAGATAAAAAGATTATTCCTAAAGGATTTAATAAAATATCCTGTTAACAAGAGAAAGGATGAAATCAAAAACTATTTTTCTAAGAAATTAGGAGAAAAGGTAAGTAAGGTTTTAGATAAGGTTGATTTTCAGTATGAGTATAGAATAGCTAGACTTAAAAAAAGTATGGAAGATTCTAAAGAAAGAAGAGAAAAACTTATAGAGCTTTATGATGAGAGAGATAATCATAAAAAAGAAATAAAAAAGTCTGCTAGAAAAGAATTTAATGAATACTTTAATAGATGGAAGGGTATAGATACCACTAATGTTTATAAAAATTTCTTTGAAAACAAGGAGATTTTTAATGAAGTAACAGGGGGAAAAATACCAGATAAGTTAGCTGAATATATGAGAGAAAATTTGGCTAATAATATAGATAAAAAAATAATAGATTCAGATGACTTAGCAGCTATGCTTTATTTAAAATTTAGAATAGAAGGAATAGAGGAAAGCAGCTTATTAAAACATATTGTCATTGATGAGGCACAGGACTATTCTATGCTACAGTTATATGTTATGTCTATGATGGCTTCAGGAAAGTCTTTAACAATAGTTGGAGATATTGGTCAGGGAATATATTCATTTAAAGGAATTAATGATTGGAAAGAGGCTATTAAATTGGTTTATGATGAAAATGCAGAGTATAAGCACTTAAGCCAAAGCTATAGAAGTACAGTAGAAATAATAAATTATGCGAATAAGGTTTTAGTTAAACAAAATACCTATGAAGAGCCAGCAAAACCAGTTTTAAGACATGGAATGGTTCCAGAGGAAATTGAGTTTAATAATGCAAAAGAATTTTGTGAAAGATTAGATAGAATAGTTAAAAAAGTAAAAGATGAAGGAAAAACTTCAATAGCTATAGTTGGTAAAACCCTTGATGAATGTAAGAAGATAAGAACTTTAGTTAAGAAATATTCAAATTATGACTTTGAATTAATTAAAGATGATCAAAAAGAGTTTGATTTGAATTTAATAATTATACCGTCATATCTTACTAAAGGATTAGAATTTGACTGTACTATAGTTTATAATTTAAATAAAGAAAATTATAATGATAATGAAATAGATAAGAAACTTCTTTATGTGGTTTTAACTAGAGCGTTACATTATGAATATATATTTTATAAAGAGGAAAAATCACCTTTAATAGGTTGA
- a CDS encoding DUF1292 domain-containing protein: protein MEEKQIMAFRDEEGNKVEFEVVAKIYLGEKNKKEYIVLSPVEGNGDEADDFVFRVDKVNDSVEYNLVEDDEEFRLVKKEYKKLLY from the coding sequence ATGGAAGAAAAACAAATAATGGCTTTTAGAGATGAAGAGGGAAATAAAGTTGAATTTGAGGTTGTTGCTAAAATATATTTAGGAGAAAAGAACAAAAAAGAATATATAGTTCTTTCACCAGTAGAAGGTAACGGAGATGAAGCTGATGACTTTGTTTTTAGAGTTGATAAAGTAAATGATTCAGTTGAATATAACTTAGTTGAAGATGATGAAGAATTTAGATTAGTAAAAAAAGAATATAAGAAGTTATTATACTAA
- a CDS encoding murein hydrolase activator EnvC family protein gives MNKRKLTAIILSISMIFAVSINSTNIVQAKTTEEAQQEIDSNKNKIDDLKDKQSDINSEKSKSQSKLDEIQKQVADKNQKLLTSQKKVDEYKGNIDSLKDSIDKLQGQINDIQSNIDKKKKEEEEKEEILSGRIRSAYKSNLSNQFLYIMLESKNVGDFISNVSSIKYVVDTDNKLIDDIKKVQSELKSEESQLKSQEEDLSSKKTKLENEKKEYDTLVSQYQSQLNELNSLEEEKQAEINSLSEKERTVLDEINSYEEDNANLKDYINNLINEKKSVKVNSDNNSKSSTNNKSTEESSSSSNEGNSETKANSSSGFMRPAPGGVTDPFGPRVHPVTGKRSVHTGADLGASYGTPILASKSGTVVEAGWNTAYGNMVIIDHGDGTSTLYGHSSRLAVQAGQHVSQGQVIAYVGSTGYSTGPHLHFGIMINGEWVNPMNYIS, from the coding sequence ATGAACAAGAGAAAATTAACTGCAATTATACTTAGTATATCAATGATTTTTGCGGTTTCAATAAATAGCACTAATATTGTACAAGCTAAGACTACAGAAGAAGCTCAACAAGAAATTGATAGTAATAAAAATAAAATAGATGATCTTAAAGATAAACAAAGTGATATAAATTCTGAGAAGAGTAAATCTCAAAGTAAATTAGACGAAATACAAAAACAAGTAGCTGATAAAAATCAAAAGTTACTTACTTCTCAAAAGAAAGTTGATGAATATAAAGGTAATATTGATTCCTTAAAAGATAGTATAGATAAACTTCAAGGACAAATTAATGATATTCAAAGTAATATAGATAAGAAGAAAAAGGAAGAAGAAGAAAAAGAAGAAATACTTTCAGGTAGAATAAGAAGTGCTTATAAATCTAATTTAAGCAATCAGTTTTTATACATAATGCTTGAATCAAAAAATGTAGGGGACTTTATAAGTAATGTATCAAGCATAAAATATGTGGTAGACACAGATAATAAGTTAATTGATGACATAAAGAAGGTTCAAAGTGAATTAAAAAGTGAAGAATCTCAATTAAAAAGTCAAGAAGAAGACTTATCAAGTAAAAAAACTAAGTTAGAAAATGAGAAGAAAGAATATGATACCTTAGTAAGTCAGTATCAATCTCAATTAAATGAATTAAATTCTTTAGAAGAAGAAAAACAAGCTGAAATAAATAGCTTAAGTGAAAAAGAAAGAACAGTATTAGATGAAATTAATAGTTACGAAGAAGATAATGCTAATCTTAAAGATTATATAAATAATTTAATTAATGAGAAAAAAAGTGTTAAGGTAAATAGTGATAATAATAGTAAAAGTAGTACAAACAATAAAAGTACAGAGGAATCAAGCTCATCTAGTAATGAGGGAAATTCAGAGACAAAGGCTAATTCCTCAAGTGGATTTATGAGACCAGCTCCAGGTGGAGTTACAGATCCCTTTGGACCTAGAGTGCATCCTGTTACAGGAAAAAGAAGTGTTCACACAGGGGCAGATTTAGGAGCATCTTATGGAACACCTATTCTTGCATCAAAGTCAGGTACTGTTGTTGAAGCAGGATGGAATACTGCTTATGGTAATATGGTTATAATAGATCATGGAGATGGAACAAGTACTTTATATGGACATTCATCTAGACTTGCTGTACAAGCTGGTCAACATGTATCACAAGGACAAGTAATTGCTTATGTAGGATCAACAGGATATAGTACAGGACCTCACCTTCATTTTGGTATAATGATAAATGGTGAATGGGTAAATCCTATGAATTATATAAGTTAA
- a CDS encoding TVP38/TMEM64 family protein — protein sequence MTKFYKFLISIIILALVCLIFFLAKSNILNLDSLKNLILSSGYFAPLIYIIAFALVPLTFFPDSVLAILGGSIFGLGGGFLYTSIGALIGGSISFFISRILGQSFVEKFENDKLKNIQELLKDNGFLMILLLRLIPLFPFDLISYGAGLTKISYKDFALGTLIGTIPGILVFVNLGAQWITFNKTSIYLSVSLLILFIIVSVFLKKIYINKHLAKGN from the coding sequence ATGACGAAATTTTATAAATTTTTAATTTCTATAATAATATTAGCCTTAGTTTGTCTTATATTTTTCCTTGCTAAGAGTAATATATTAAATTTAGATAGCTTAAAAAACTTAATTTTAAGTTCTGGATATTTCGCTCCCCTAATTTATATAATAGCCTTTGCCTTAGTTCCATTAACTTTTTTCCCTGATTCAGTACTAGCAATCTTAGGTGGAAGTATATTTGGACTAGGAGGAGGATTCTTATATACAAGTATTGGTGCTTTAATAGGAGGAAGTATATCTTTCTTTATTTCTAGAATCCTTGGTCAATCCTTTGTGGAAAAGTTTGAAAATGATAAACTTAAAAACATACAAGAATTATTAAAGGACAATGGATTTTTAATGATTCTACTTTTAAGATTAATCCCTCTTTTCCCCTTTGATTTAATAAGCTATGGAGCTGGTCTTACTAAAATATCATATAAAGACTTTGCTTTAGGCACTTTAATAGGAACTATTCCCGGCATATTAGTTTTTGTAAATTTAGGAGCTCAATGGATTACTTTTAACAAAACAAGTATATATCTATCTGTAAGTCTATTAATATTATTTATAATAGTATCTGTGTTCTTAAAGAAAATTTATATAAATAAGCATTTAGCAAAAGGTAATTAA
- a CDS encoding polysaccharide deacetylase family protein, producing the protein MSKEIFSKRRNSNKNNFLKIFLGVLAIIILLWGGIKVVTMIGSNLANKASINKEQEEQEKVIKPNPDDVMPGMNITYEADKYAVDAKDVQAMANDTYKGEGKYVFLTFDDGPSNSTEKILNILKDKDVHGTFFVLGSSIEKDSKKQEYLKEELKSGNAIANHSYSHDFKKLYPGNKLKIDSFMDEFNKTNDIMQSILGGEFDCKVLRMPGGYGTRKYYKDPSLKEFDDTLQENGIINVDWNALDGDAEGKPYSTEEMLNYVKKTSKGKNHVVILMHDAAGKEKTVEILPQIIDYYKNEGYDFKVIKNTSKEENNSNQSENNKDKSSK; encoded by the coding sequence ATGAGTAAGGAGATTTTTTCTAAAAGGAGAAACTCAAATAAAAATAATTTTTTGAAAATATTTTTAGGAGTTTTAGCAATTATAATATTATTATGGGGTGGAATAAAAGTTGTTACAATGATAGGTAGCAATTTAGCTAATAAGGCTTCAATTAATAAAGAACAGGAAGAGCAGGAGAAGGTCATAAAGCCTAATCCAGATGATGTAATGCCTGGAATGAATATTACATATGAAGCAGATAAGTATGCAGTTGATGCTAAAGATGTACAAGCTATGGCTAATGACACATATAAAGGTGAAGGAAAATATGTATTTTTAACCTTTGATGATGGACCATCTAATTCAACAGAAAAGATATTAAATATATTAAAAGATAAGGATGTACATGGAACATTTTTCGTTTTAGGAAGTAGTATAGAAAAAGACTCTAAAAAACAAGAATATTTAAAAGAAGAATTAAAAAGTGGAAATGCTATTGCAAACCATAGTTATAGTCATGATTTTAAAAAATTATATCCAGGAAATAAGCTGAAAATTGATTCCTTTATGGATGAGTTTAATAAGACTAATGATATAATGCAGAGCATTTTAGGAGGAGAATTTGATTGCAAGGTATTAAGAATGCCAGGTGGGTATGGAACAAGAAAATATTATAAGGATCCTTCTCTTAAAGAATTTGACGATACATTACAGGAAAATGGAATAATAAATGTTGATTGGAATGCCTTAGATGGTGATGCAGAGGGAAAACCATATTCTACAGAGGAAATGCTTAATTATGTGAAAAAAACATCAAAAGGAAAAAATCATGTAGTTATTCTTATGCATGATGCAGCAGGAAAAGAAAAAACCGTAGAAATATTACCACAAATAATAGATTACTACAAGAATGAAGGATATGACTTTAAAGTTATAAAAAACACTTCTAAGGAAGAAAATAATAGCAATCAAAGTGAAAATAATAAAGATAAATCAAGTAAATAG
- a CDS encoding alpha/beta hydrolase, giving the protein MNSFNIEKQSMWKCITKNKLICNESDTLAIILPGLGYTLDKALLDYSKQLILDFKFDCLGIEYGFQVSREAFNRQDENDIRELLLETLDIIFSALELRRGKYKRIILIGKSLGTVLQSRIDKEIKENYDIHIKNIYLTPINETFKEKLDKEGLIITGTKDTLISSENLEKIKSEGLRVLGIEDAGHSLCIKGNVLRSIKALEIIIENIKDYVERM; this is encoded by the coding sequence ATGAACAGTTTTAATATAGAAAAACAATCAATGTGGAAATGCATAACTAAGAATAAATTAATTTGTAATGAAAGTGATACTTTAGCAATAATACTACCAGGCCTTGGGTACACCCTAGATAAAGCACTTTTAGATTATTCTAAACAGCTTATTTTAGATTTTAAATTTGATTGTTTAGGAATAGAATATGGATTTCAAGTTAGTAGAGAAGCTTTTAATAGACAGGATGAAAATGATATAAGAGAATTATTACTTGAAACTCTAGATATTATTTTTAGTGCCTTAGAACTTAGAAGAGGAAAATATAAGAGAATTATTCTTATAGGTAAAAGTCTAGGTACAGTATTACAAAGTAGAATAGATAAAGAAATTAAGGAAAATTATGATATTCATATTAAAAATATTTATTTAACTCCTATCAATGAAACCTTTAAAGAGAAATTAGATAAAGAAGGATTAATAATAACTGGTACTAAGGATACTTTAATATCTTCAGAGAATTTGGAAAAAATAAAATCTGAGGGATTAAGAGTATTAGGAATAGAGGATGCTGGCCATTCATTATGTATAAAAGGAAATGTATTAAGGAGCATTAAAGCTTTAGAAATAATAATTGAAAATATAAAAGATTATGTTGAAAGAATGTAA
- the msrB gene encoding peptide-methionine (R)-S-oxide reductase MsrB — protein sequence MKYTKKEKEELKKVLTEEEYYVTQENGTERPFTNEYWDFNGEGIYVDITTGEPLFTSKDKFHSSCGWPAFSKPIDRSIIKEKVDKSHGMIRTEVRSKLGDSHLGHVFCDGPEDLGGLRYCINSASLKFIPKEELKEKGYEEYLELFK from the coding sequence TTGAAATATACAAAGAAGGAAAAAGAGGAATTAAAAAAAGTCTTAACTGAGGAAGAATATTATGTTACTCAAGAAAATGGAACTGAAAGACCTTTTACAAATGAATATTGGGACTTTAATGGAGAAGGAATATATGTAGATATAACTACTGGAGAGCCTTTATTTACTTCAAAGGATAAATTTCACTCTTCTTGTGGATGGCCTGCCTTTTCAAAACCAATAGATAGAAGCATAATAAAAGAAAAGGTAGATAAAAGTCATGGAATGATTAGAACAGAAGTTAGAAGTAAACTAGGAGATTCACATTTAGGCCATGTATTTTGTGATGGACCAGAGGATTTAGGTGGATTAAGATATTGCATAAATTCTGCTTCTTTAAAATTTATTCCAAAGGAAGAATTAAAGGAAAAAGGATATGAAGAATATTTAGAGCTTTTTAAATAA
- a CDS encoding DUF6483 family protein gives MGFLLNNDGENDFLLADTYSKDDIFWITLRGLISKGKIDEAEDMLFKEAEKNPSMEIYEIGEKMYSLLANKSEEELKKYNFSKEEIDLGLEDLKRLIDKHSL, from the coding sequence ATGGGATTCTTATTAAACAATGATGGAGAAAATGATTTTCTTTTAGCTGATACTTATTCAAAGGATGATATCTTTTGGATAACTTTAAGAGGATTAATATCTAAAGGGAAAATTGATGAGGCTGAGGATATGCTTTTTAAAGAGGCAGAGAAAAATCCTTCTATGGAAATATATGAAATAGGAGAGAAAATGTATAGCTTATTAGCTAATAAAAGTGAAGAAGAACTTAAAAAATATAATTTCTCCAAAGAGGAAATTGATTTAGGTTTAGAAGATTTAAAGAGATTAATAGATAAACATAGCTTATAG